A genomic window from Candidatus Hydrogenedentota bacterium includes:
- the acs gene encoding acetate--CoA ligase yields the protein MSQQIEHVLEETRLFEPSPEFSAAATVKTRAEYDALYKKSIEDPEAFWAGVAEELHWFKKWDRVCNKDNMPFVKWFEGAKTNITYNCLDRHALGARANQPAIIWEGEPGDEVTLTYSELHTQVCKAANALKGLGVQKGDRVAIYMPMVPELAIAMLACARIGALHSIIFGGFSATAISDRVHDSDCCCVITADGGWRRGAIVPLKDTVDEALATCPMVKNVLVVKRTANDIKMIDGRDHWWHDIVGGASDDCPAAELDAEDPLYILYTSGSTGKPKGILHTIGGYMVNTYLTSKYVFDLQEGDIYWCTADIGWVTGHSYVIYGILANGATSLMYEGAPNQPGPDRFWQIVDKYKVTIFYTAPTAIRAFAKWGDEHPAKYDLSSLRLLGTVGEPINPEAWIWYHKHIGRERCPIVDTWWQTETGAIMITTLPGAMPTKPGSAGVPMLGIKAAIVTEEGEEVPAGHSGLLVIKEPWPSMLRGLYGDNERFKEVYFSKFAKQGWYLTGDGAFCAKDGYYMIIGRLDDVINVSGHRLGTMEIESALVSSDLVAEAAVVGFPHDIKGQGICAFVSLRPGADVSDEAKDQLRNHVAHEIGAIAKPDQIRFTDALPKTRSGKIMRRLLRDIAAGNETTQDTTTLEDFNVLAKLRETDD from the coding sequence ATGAGCCAGCAAATCGAGCACGTATTGGAAGAAACCCGGCTGTTCGAGCCGTCGCCGGAGTTTTCCGCCGCCGCGACGGTGAAGACCCGCGCGGAATACGATGCCCTGTACAAGAAATCCATCGAAGACCCCGAGGCCTTCTGGGCGGGCGTCGCCGAGGAACTCCACTGGTTCAAGAAGTGGGATCGTGTCTGCAACAAGGACAACATGCCCTTCGTAAAGTGGTTTGAAGGCGCGAAGACCAACATCACCTATAACTGCCTGGATCGCCACGCCCTGGGCGCGCGCGCGAACCAGCCCGCCATCATCTGGGAGGGCGAACCCGGCGACGAAGTCACCCTGACCTACAGCGAGCTCCACACGCAGGTCTGCAAGGCCGCCAACGCGCTCAAAGGCCTCGGCGTGCAAAAGGGCGACCGCGTGGCCATCTACATGCCCATGGTTCCCGAACTCGCCATTGCCATGCTCGCCTGCGCACGCATTGGCGCCCTCCACTCCATCATTTTCGGCGGTTTCTCCGCCACCGCCATCAGCGACCGCGTTCATGACTCGGACTGCTGCTGCGTCATCACCGCCGACGGCGGCTGGCGACGCGGCGCCATCGTCCCCCTCAAAGACACGGTGGACGAGGCCCTCGCGACCTGCCCGATGGTCAAGAACGTGCTCGTGGTAAAGCGCACCGCCAACGACATCAAGATGATCGACGGCCGCGACCACTGGTGGCACGATATCGTGGGCGGGGCATCGGACGATTGCCCGGCGGCGGAGCTGGACGCGGAAGATCCCCTCTACATCCTCTACACCTCCGGGTCCACCGGCAAGCCCAAGGGCATCCTCCACACCATCGGCGGTTACATGGTGAATACCTACCTGACGTCGAAGTATGTGTTCGACCTGCAGGAAGGCGATATCTACTGGTGCACCGCCGATATCGGCTGGGTCACCGGACACAGCTACGTGATCTACGGCATTCTGGCCAACGGCGCCACCTCCCTCATGTACGAGGGCGCGCCCAACCAGCCCGGCCCGGATCGCTTCTGGCAAATCGTGGACAAATACAAGGTCACCATCTTCTACACCGCGCCGACGGCCATCCGCGCCTTCGCCAAGTGGGGCGACGAGCACCCCGCGAAGTACGACCTCAGCAGCCTTCGCCTCCTGGGCACCGTGGGCGAGCCGATCAACCCCGAAGCCTGGATCTGGTACCACAAGCACATCGGCCGGGAGCGTTGTCCCATCGTCGACACCTGGTGGCAGACCGAGACCGGCGCCATCATGATCACCACCCTGCCCGGCGCCATGCCCACCAAGCCCGGCTCCGCCGGCGTGCCCATGCTCGGTATCAAAGCCGCCATTGTCACCGAAGAGGGCGAGGAAGTGCCCGCGGGTCACAGCGGCCTCCTCGTCATCAAAGAGCCCTGGCCCTCCATGCTCCGCGGCCTTTATGGCGACAACGAGCGCTTCAAGGAAGTGTACTTCAGCAAGTTCGCCAAGCAGGGCTGGTACCTCACGGGTGACGGCGCCTTCTGCGCCAAGGACGGCTACTACATGATCATCGGACGTCTCGACGACGTGATCAACGTCTCCGGACACCGCCTGGGCACGATGGAGATCGAGTCCGCGCTGGTTTCGAGCGATCTCGTCGCCGAGGCCGCCGTCGTGGGCTTCCCACACGACATCAAGGGCCAGGGTATCTGCGCCTTCGTCTCGCTCCGTCCCGGCGCGGACGTGTCCGACGAGGCCAAGGACCAGCTACGCAATCACGTGGCCCACGAGATCGGCGCTATTGCCAAGCCCGACCAGATCCGTTTCACCGACGCCCTGCCCAAGACCCGCTCCGGCAAGATCATGCGACGCCTGCTCCGCGATATCGCCGCGGGCAACGAGACCACGCAGGACACCACCACCCTCGAAGACTTCAACGTCCTCGCGAAACTCCGCGAGACCGACGACTGA
- a CDS encoding NUDIX hydrolase — translation MNPERNPWKTLSSEVKYTNPWITVREDQVIRPDGKPGIYGVVETRVATGVLALEDDDSLYLVGQYRYPLDCYSWEIIEGGAELDEDPLEACKRELQEEAGLVASHWEPLGHEIHLSNCHSSERGFLYVARGLDHVGAAPEGTEELQIKKVPWNQALAMVTSGEITDAISIMGILLYERQRTRKAEG, via the coding sequence ATGAATCCCGAGCGAAATCCCTGGAAGACCCTTTCCAGCGAAGTGAAATACACGAACCCCTGGATCACCGTTCGCGAAGATCAGGTCATTCGACCCGACGGCAAGCCCGGCATTTACGGTGTAGTCGAGACCCGCGTCGCCACGGGTGTACTCGCGCTGGAAGACGATGACTCCCTCTACCTCGTGGGCCAATACCGCTATCCCCTCGACTGCTACTCCTGGGAAATCATCGAAGGCGGCGCGGAGCTCGACGAAGATCCCCTCGAAGCCTGCAAGCGCGAGCTGCAAGAGGAGGCCGGACTCGTTGCCAGCCACTGGGAGCCTCTGGGTCACGAAATCCACCTGAGCAATTGCCACTCGTCGGAGCGCGGCTTCCTCTACGTCGCACGAGGCCTGGATCACGTTGGCGCCGCTCCCGAAGGTACCGAAGAACTTCAGATCAAGAAGGTCCCCTGGAATCAAGCGCTCGCCATGGTCACAAGCGGCGAAATTACCGACGCCATCAGCATCATGGGTATTTTACTCTACGAGCGGCAAAGGACGCGCAAGGCCGAGGGCTGA